Proteins from one Crocosphaera sp. UHCC 0190 genomic window:
- a CDS encoding DUF1257 domain-containing protein has protein sequence MSHFSNIKTQIRNLTSLKAALDGLGIDWKEGPHSVRGYQGQTKTAEVVVEQENNYDIGFSWNGSEYELVADLQYWQQPLSVEGFLKQVTQGYAYHTVINESAKQGFQLAQQQKNEDGSIRLVVQRWST, from the coding sequence ATGTCACACTTTAGCAACATCAAAACCCAAATTCGTAATCTTACTTCCCTCAAAGCTGCTCTTGATGGCCTGGGAATTGACTGGAAAGAAGGGCCTCATAGCGTTAGAGGTTATCAAGGCCAAACCAAAACCGCCGAGGTAGTGGTGGAACAAGAGAACAATTATGATATTGGGTTTAGTTGGAATGGCAGCGAATACGAATTAGTCGCTGATTTACAATACTGGCAACAACCCTTATCCGTAGAAGGCTTTCTTAAGCAAGTGACTCAAGGCTATGCTTATCATACCGTCATTAATGAATCAGCTAAGCAAGGGTTTCAATTGGCGCAACAACAAAAGAATGAAGATGGTTCAATTCGCTTAGTTGTTCAACGTTGGAGTACCTAA
- a CDS encoding DUF1194 domain-containing protein has protein sequence MRPLTLLPKTLMGAACAFSILGYGLDASAANLVPVDIELVFAIDASDSISSEDYNQQINALNNIFTNPNFFNKFVDPLPTKSLAVSAYQFGTTSAGTSNTPVVTKIVDWTLINEEHPSSAADFGQQLVTGSQTKIGNWSPIGNAIDTIVNDLLTNNYKGHKVMNLSSDGFNFGSTIQPFYAASDAYVEGITINVLAIPASQLDYGPLTSNESYKIATLRKIVDPYPNVPADLKPKNFDGSPAFVMTDYADGLVSLEVAFSSKLLKETVGSLTGSGSSTDSGSSTDSGSSTDSGSSTDSGSSTDSGSSTDSGSSTDSGIFTDDAESVPEPSSLLGLLGITVLGLLGQRKQR, from the coding sequence ATGAGACCTCTTACCTTACTGCCAAAAACCTTAATGGGGGCTGCCTGTGCCTTCTCTATTTTAGGCTATGGACTCGATGCCAGTGCTGCCAATTTAGTCCCAGTAGATATTGAATTAGTCTTTGCCATAGATGCTTCTGATAGTATTTCGTCAGAAGATTATAATCAACAAATTAATGCTCTCAATAATATTTTTACCAATCCGAATTTTTTTAATAAATTTGTTGATCCTTTGCCCACTAAAAGCTTAGCCGTTAGTGCTTATCAATTTGGTACAACTTCTGCAGGGACTAGCAATACTCCTGTGGTGACTAAAATTGTTGATTGGACATTGATCAACGAAGAGCATCCTTCATCAGCCGCGGACTTTGGGCAACAACTGGTAACAGGAAGTCAAACAAAAATTGGTAACTGGTCGCCAATCGGTAATGCAATCGATACGATAGTTAATGATTTACTAACCAATAATTACAAGGGTCACAAAGTTATGAATCTGTCCAGTGATGGATTTAACTTTGGTAGTACCATTCAGCCGTTTTATGCTGCTAGTGATGCTTATGTGGAAGGTATAACCATTAATGTCCTTGCCATACCTGCCTCACAGTTGGATTATGGCCCATTGACTTCTAATGAGAGCTATAAGATTGCCACATTGAGAAAAATTGTTGATCCTTATCCAAATGTTCCAGCTGACTTGAAACCGAAAAATTTTGATGGTAGTCCTGCCTTTGTGATGACAGACTATGCAGATGGACTGGTGTCCTTAGAGGTGGCATTCAGTTCAAAATTATTGAAAGAAACCGTTGGCAGTCTCACAGGTTCAGGTTCATCCACCGATTCAGGTTCATCCACCGATTCAGGTTCATCCACCGACTCAGGTTCATCCACCGACTCAGGTTCATCCACCGACTCAGGTTCATCCACCGACTCAGGTTCATCCACCGATTCAGGCATATTCACCGATGATGCTGAATCAGTTCCCGAACCCAGTTCATTATTGGGGTTACTAGGGATTACTGTATTAGGTTTACTCGGTCAACGTAAACAACGATAA
- a CDS encoding ABC transporter permease produces the protein MNWWQKLQNNPLARFGAILLIIFYIAVIAADFVAPYDPYSSQADGSLLPPTQIHWTTPTGEFIGPHVYPTTQSPTNVETGKRTLNVDFEQPSPLRFWLKGDSYQLFQIRLPLPPSFQEVELFKGIPVNRHLFGTVGPAKINLLGTDEQGRDQFSRLLFGGRISLFIGLVGIIISFPLGMIVGGISGYFGGWIDAVLMRLVEVLMTIPGIYLLVALAAVLPPSLTSAQRFLLIVLITSFIGWSGLARVIRGQVLSLKEQDFVQAAKAMGATPWRIIVRHVLPQTATYIIISATLAVPGFIVAESVLSLIGLGIQQPDPSWGNLLSVSTNASILVLQPWLIWPPALLIILTVLSFNLLGDGLRDALDPRSLE, from the coding sequence ATGAACTGGTGGCAAAAACTTCAAAATAATCCTTTAGCCCGTTTTGGGGCAATTTTACTCATAATTTTCTACATCGCAGTTATCGCAGCCGATTTTGTAGCTCCCTACGATCCCTACTCATCCCAAGCTGACGGTTCCTTACTACCCCCGACACAGATTCATTGGACAACGCCAACAGGTGAATTTATCGGCCCCCATGTTTATCCCACAACCCAAAGTCCTACCAATGTGGAAACGGGTAAACGCACCTTAAATGTTGACTTTGAGCAACCTTCTCCCCTTCGCTTTTGGCTAAAAGGGGATAGTTATCAACTTTTTCAAATTCGCCTCCCCTTACCTCCTTCTTTTCAAGAAGTGGAACTATTTAAAGGAATTCCTGTTAATCGTCATCTTTTTGGCACCGTTGGCCCCGCTAAAATCAATTTATTGGGAACGGATGAACAAGGGCGAGATCAATTTAGTCGCCTCTTATTTGGGGGCAGAATTAGCCTCTTTATTGGCTTAGTTGGCATTATTATCTCTTTCCCTCTGGGGATGATCGTTGGGGGCATTTCTGGCTATTTTGGCGGCTGGATTGATGCGGTTTTGATGCGTCTGGTGGAAGTTTTAATGACCATTCCTGGGATTTATCTCTTAGTTGCCCTGGCCGCTGTGCTTCCCCCTAGTTTAACCAGCGCACAGCGATTTTTATTAATTGTGTTGATTACTTCGTTTATTGGTTGGTCAGGACTTGCTAGGGTAATTCGGGGACAAGTTCTTTCTTTAAAGGAACAGGACTTTGTACAAGCGGCCAAAGCGATGGGGGCTACTCCTTGGCGCATTATTGTCCGTCATGTTCTTCCCCAAACGGCAACTTATATCATTATTTCTGCTACTTTAGCCGTTCCTGGTTTTATTGTTGCTGAATCAGTCTTAAGTCTGATTGGGTTAGGTATTCAACAACCTGATCCCAGTTGGGGCAATTTACTCTCTGTTTCCACTAATGCCTCAATTTTGGTGCTGCAACCCTGGTTAATTTGGCCTCCTGCCCTATTAATCATCCTGACGGTGCTATCTTTCAATTTACTGGGAGATGGCTTAAGGGATGCTCTTGATCCTCGTAGCTTGGAATAG
- a CDS encoding DICT sensory domain-containing protein, with the protein MNLPLTPEISLYQLTQTLGTSPSALTIKASTLRERVDSLIQFLLDQQIRATVWAKLPTHPRWWATLEAYQQEGLAEEVYRCTISRGGGTTPSRQTSPEHYSSKDSITPIVLEASSQLKREYFCLILSPQFCSLILAQEQIPSGQEPPSGLLEPSFLKLVYSFDPVVIQRVLTGIKRMITITDITPVELLTDSVLTFPLPSSVDSALLTQLLHRQLRENQLAQESSQLRQDTLPKQPTAVSFLNLGEDFLKTLTRELSIPLTNMKTALRLLESKQHKRELRQRYLDLLKGECDRQNILITGLQELIQLNQPLDETDLTVKLEEVVPGIVSTYQAIAEEKGIILGYTIPPGFPHVTCPGVWLRRILQNLIHNSLKFTPANGRISVQAVLKPEGVELSVSDTGIGIENSDLPRIFDSFYRGRNTLPNTTEGIGLGLAIVRHLVEQSGGKIEVASQVGKGTIFRILFPVELSS; encoded by the coding sequence ATGAATCTTCCCCTTACGCCAGAAATCTCCCTGTACCAATTAACCCAAACTCTGGGAACCTCACCCTCTGCTTTAACCATCAAAGCCAGTACCTTGAGAGAACGGGTTGATAGCTTAATTCAATTTTTACTCGATCAACAGATTCGGGCAACGGTTTGGGCAAAATTGCCCACTCATCCCCGTTGGTGGGCTACCCTAGAAGCATATCAACAAGAAGGCCTCGCCGAAGAAGTCTATCGCTGTACCATTAGTCGAGGAGGGGGAACCACTCCTTCCCGCCAGACATCCCCAGAGCATTATTCCTCAAAAGATAGCATAACTCCAATTGTTCTAGAAGCGAGTTCCCAACTAAAAAGAGAGTATTTTTGTCTAATTCTCTCCCCTCAATTTTGTAGCCTGATTTTAGCCCAAGAACAAATCCCGTCGGGACAAGAACCCCCTTCAGGACTGTTAGAACCGTCTTTTCTCAAGCTAGTTTATAGTTTTGATCCCGTAGTCATTCAGCGAGTCCTAACGGGAATTAAACGAATGATTACGATTACAGATATTACACCGGTAGAACTTCTCACCGACTCGGTTTTAACTTTTCCCTTACCATCAAGCGTTGATTCGGCCTTGTTAACCCAATTATTGCATCGACAATTACGAGAAAATCAATTGGCCCAAGAGTCGTCCCAACTCAGACAAGACACCCTCCCCAAACAACCAACGGCCGTTAGCTTTCTCAACTTAGGAGAAGACTTTCTTAAAACCCTCACCAGGGAACTAAGTATACCTCTAACCAATATGAAAACGGCCTTGCGGTTGTTAGAGTCAAAACAACATAAACGAGAACTACGTCAACGCTATTTGGACTTATTGAAAGGAGAATGCGATCGCCAAAATATTCTGATTACAGGGTTACAAGAATTAATCCAACTCAACCAACCCCTTGACGAAACAGACCTCACTGTTAAACTAGAAGAGGTTGTTCCAGGGATTGTCAGCACCTATCAAGCGATCGCAGAAGAAAAGGGCATCATCTTAGGCTATACCATTCCCCCAGGGTTTCCCCATGTCACTTGTCCTGGAGTTTGGTTGCGGCGCATTTTACAAAACTTGATTCACAATAGCTTAAAATTTACCCCGGCTAACGGTAGGATTTCTGTACAAGCCGTTCTTAAACCGGAAGGGGTAGAATTATCCGTGAGTGATACGGGTATTGGCATAGAAAACAGCGATCTGCCGAGGATTTTTGACAGTTTCTATCGGGGACGAAATACCCTTCCCAATACGACAGAAGGAATCGGACTGGGTTTAGCCATTGTTCGTCACTTAGTGGAGCAATCTGGAGGCAAAATTGAGGTGGCCTCTCAGGTTGGTAAGGGAACTATCTTTAGAATACTTTTTCCAGTTGAATTATCCTCCTAA
- a CDS encoding creatininase family protein: MMHGFIPPQRFFPYLTWTEIQGMKDKENVVIVQPVGAIEQHGPHLPIVVDSAISMGVLGKALGQLEPEIPAYALPCLYYGKSNEHWHFPGTITLNATTLLAVIMEVAASIYRSGFRKLVLMNSHGGQPQIMEIAARDIHQQYSDFCVFPLFTWRVPHIAKELLTPQELEYGIHAGDAETSILLSLLPDHVKMEKAVKEYPQGLPENSLLSMEGKLPFAWLTQELTQSGVMGDATTATQEKGDRLLASVAEGWVQVIRDIYQFRQPTFT; encoded by the coding sequence ATGATGCACGGTTTTATTCCACCCCAACGCTTTTTTCCCTATCTGACTTGGACTGAAATTCAGGGGATGAAAGACAAAGAAAATGTCGTCATTGTGCAACCCGTTGGGGCCATTGAACAACATGGCCCCCATTTGCCAATTGTTGTGGATTCTGCCATTAGTATGGGGGTTTTGGGAAAGGCCCTAGGGCAATTAGAACCGGAAATTCCGGCTTATGCCTTACCCTGCCTTTATTATGGCAAATCCAATGAGCATTGGCATTTTCCAGGAACCATTACCCTAAACGCGACAACCTTATTAGCTGTGATCATGGAAGTCGCTGCGAGTATTTATCGTTCGGGTTTTCGTAAACTGGTTTTAATGAATTCCCATGGGGGACAACCCCAAATTATGGAAATTGCGGCTAGGGACATTCATCAACAATATTCAGACTTTTGTGTATTTCCCTTATTTACCTGGCGCGTTCCCCATATTGCCAAAGAATTACTGACACCACAAGAATTAGAATACGGCATTCACGCAGGGGACGCAGAAACCAGCATCCTTCTTTCCCTATTACCCGATCATGTGAAGATGGAAAAGGCAGTGAAGGAATATCCCCAAGGGTTGCCAGAGAATAGTTTACTGAGTATGGAAGGAAAATTACCTTTTGCTTGGTTAACCCAAGAATTAACCCAAAGTGGGGTGATGGGAGATGCAACAACGGCGACTCAAGAAAAAGGCGATCGCCTCTTAGCCTCTGTCGCTGAGGGTTGGGTACAAGTGATCAGGGATATCTACCAATTTCGTCAACCGACTTTTACTTAA
- a CDS encoding DUF2997 domain-containing protein, whose product MTMETLEFIIYPDGRVKETVTGIVGASCQEVTAAIEAQLGRVISQEKTSQYYDQPVNQATKATNQATFSDW is encoded by the coding sequence ATGACCATGGAAACCCTAGAATTCATTATTTATCCTGATGGCCGTGTTAAAGAAACGGTAACAGGCATAGTCGGAGCCTCTTGTCAAGAGGTAACAGCAGCGATCGAAGCACAATTAGGGCGAGTTATTTCTCAAGAAAAGACCTCCCAATATTACGATCAACCGGTGAATCAAGCAACAAAAGCCACAAATCAGGCGACTTTTAGTGATTGGTAA
- a CDS encoding ComEC/Rec2 family competence protein, with amino-acid sequence MSRHHWVILTLAYIGGLLLTGLFGFPNPHPSWLQWGLVILSIGFLTYGSFFLLKQPWRRCPRGQFWLIIALVALGGSLYLQWRIPQPHPNDISQLIKEDFRPQIVRVLGQVLSEPRLTNNQRHKFWFKAKKVEIIRQQTPSKLVEGKLYVTIPLAENQLIYPGQTIIIEGSLYKPRSPKNPGSFDFKNYLAKEGAFSGLKGEKIIFKGPEPFWSWTKLRQRIIKTFTNSLGANKGLMISSMLLGRRAVDLPPDIRDLFIKSGLAHILAASGFHVALILGLVLRFTQSLSPRKKLIIGIIILSFYTGLTGAQPSILRASFMGIMILIGETLDRRINPLGSLGLAGFLLLIINPLWIWDLSFQLSFLATFGLIVTSPAIQKKLDFLPPKIGSMIAVPVAASIWTSPLIMSIFYSFSFSAVLCNLVTTPLITLIIIGGMISAAVTFISPDIGGYIAQLLSWPSDLLLTLGQFFPRLSLSSLAVGKISLEILLLIYGLLILICFNKKCQKNWGFLSLFMVLLIVTPIIYKNITQLQITILNSRYEPIIIIQERGNITVINLGDENSIKYTLLPFLSQQGINHITSIIVPNSQDINSWLTLKPDLKVDHFFYSLGKPQENGQRLSSTETIMLDSTKIYLLNTKPFTLKWEISGQSWLWLNSGNNSYDLTPQDFSQPLDVLLWSGKRLSITWLEKINPKILIASTPFISDTLRQKLQNSRIQLYWLQQDGAIQWTPKQGLQPLLGNQEIET; translated from the coding sequence ATGAGTCGCCATCATTGGGTTATTTTAACCTTAGCTTATATTGGGGGTTTATTATTAACGGGATTGTTTGGTTTTCCTAACCCTCATCCGTCTTGGCTACAATGGGGACTGGTTATTTTAAGCATCGGATTTTTGACTTACGGCAGTTTTTTCCTCTTAAAACAACCCTGGCGTAGATGTCCTAGGGGTCAATTTTGGCTTATTATTGCTCTCGTTGCCCTTGGGGGTTCGCTCTATTTGCAATGGCGTATTCCTCAACCTCATCCTAATGATATTAGTCAACTAATTAAAGAAGATTTTCGTCCTCAAATTGTGAGGGTATTAGGTCAAGTTTTATCTGAACCACGACTGACCAATAATCAGCGTCATAAGTTTTGGTTTAAAGCCAAAAAAGTTGAAATCATTCGTCAACAAACTCCCTCTAAATTGGTAGAAGGTAAGCTTTATGTCACAATTCCTTTGGCTGAAAATCAGTTAATTTATCCTGGCCAAACAATTATTATTGAGGGCAGTTTATATAAACCGCGATCGCCAAAAAATCCAGGTTCTTTTGATTTTAAAAATTATTTGGCGAAAGAGGGAGCATTTTCTGGTTTAAAAGGAGAAAAAATTATCTTTAAAGGGCCAGAACCATTTTGGTCATGGACAAAATTAAGACAGCGAATTATTAAGACTTTCACTAATTCTTTGGGAGCAAACAAAGGACTTATGATTAGTTCTATGCTCTTAGGAAGGCGGGCGGTCGATTTGCCCCCGGATATTCGGGATTTATTTATTAAATCGGGCTTAGCTCATATTTTAGCTGCATCAGGCTTTCATGTCGCATTAATCTTAGGACTTGTCTTAAGGTTTACTCAGTCATTATCCCCTCGTAAAAAACTGATAATTGGTATTATAATTCTAAGTTTTTATACGGGATTAACTGGCGCACAACCATCAATTCTTAGGGCAAGTTTTATGGGAATAATGATTCTAATTGGGGAGACTTTAGACAGAAGAATAAATCCTCTTGGTTCTTTAGGATTGGCAGGTTTTCTCCTGTTAATTATCAATCCTTTATGGATTTGGGATTTGAGTTTTCAACTGAGCTTTTTGGCAACATTTGGCTTAATTGTTACCAGTCCTGCAATTCAAAAAAAATTAGATTTCTTACCTCCAAAAATTGGCTCAATGATCGCTGTTCCTGTTGCAGCATCAATTTGGACATCTCCCCTAATTATGTCTATATTCTACAGTTTTAGTTTTTCTGCTGTTCTCTGTAATCTGGTCACAACTCCTTTGATTACATTAATCATTATTGGGGGAATGATTAGTGCTGCTGTTACTTTTATTTCCCCTGATATTGGGGGATATATTGCTCAATTACTTTCCTGGCCAAGCGATTTATTATTAACCCTAGGACAATTCTTTCCTCGGCTCAGTTTAAGTTCTTTAGCTGTCGGTAAAATTTCTCTAGAAATTCTGTTATTAATTTATGGATTATTAATATTAATTTGTTTTAATAAAAAATGCCAAAAAAACTGGGGGTTTTTGAGCTTATTCATGGTGCTTTTAATAGTGACTCCAATTATCTATAAAAACATCACTCAATTGCAAATCACAATTTTAAATAGCCGATATGAACCAATTATAATTATTCAAGAGCGTGGTAACATTACCGTGATTAATCTTGGGGATGAAAACAGCATTAAATACACACTTTTACCCTTTTTATCTCAACAAGGAATTAATCACATCACAAGTATAATTGTTCCTAATTCTCAAGATATTAACTCTTGGTTAACCCTTAAACCCGATCTAAAAGTTGACCATTTTTTTTATAGTTTAGGGAAACCCCAAGAAAATGGGCAACGTCTATCTAGTACAGAAACTATCATGCTAGACTCAACTAAAATTTACCTGTTAAACACGAAACCCTTTACGCTAAAATGGGAGATATCTGGTCAATCTTGGTTATGGCTAAACAGTGGTAACAACTCTTACGATTTAACCCCCCAAGATTTTAGTCAACCTCTTGACGTTTTATTATGGTCAGGAAAAAGATTATCCATAACCTGGTTAGAAAAAATTAACCCGAAAATACTGATCGCTTCAACCCCTTTTATTTCAGACACCCTCAGACAAAAATTGCAAAATAGCAGAATTCAACTCTATTGGCTACAACAAGATGGTGCAATTCAATGGACACCCAAACAAGGATTACAACCCCTGTTAGGAAATCAAGAAATAGAAACCTAA
- a CDS encoding MgPME-cyclase complex family protein — MTTHYYVLASQRFLLEEEPLEEVLRERIRDYQEKNKEIDFWLVKQPAFIEAPELTEVKAKCPQPSAAIISTNSQFITWLKLRLEYVAQGEFEAPSATIPEPLASLEPVS; from the coding sequence ATGACCACCCACTATTACGTTTTAGCCAGTCAACGCTTTCTCTTAGAAGAAGAACCCCTAGAAGAAGTGCTTCGAGAAAGAATACGAGACTATCAAGAAAAAAACAAAGAAATTGACTTTTGGTTAGTCAAGCAACCCGCTTTTATTGAGGCTCCAGAACTCACAGAAGTTAAAGCCAAATGTCCTCAACCGAGTGCGGCCATTATTTCTACCAATTCCCAGTTTATAACCTGGTTAAAATTGCGATTAGAATATGTTGCTCAAGGAGAATTTGAGGCCCCTTCTGCCACCATACCCGAACCCTTAGCTTCTTTAGAACCAGTTTCCTAG
- a CDS encoding ferredoxin, giving the protein MADFSPTPERSGFEPELGGILRDIPERTGFEPELGGQLRQQGVYVDEVTCIGCKHCAHVAPNTFYIEPAYGRSRVYHQDGDEEDTIQEAIDTCPVDCIHWVDYTDLKRREELRKNQEIKPLGFPQIHRDPKKKKRQFRKD; this is encoded by the coding sequence ATGGCTGATTTTTCCCCTACCCCTGAACGCTCTGGTTTTGAACCGGAGTTAGGGGGCATTTTGCGAGATATCCCTGAAAGAACGGGATTTGAGCCGGAGTTAGGGGGTCAACTTCGGCAACAAGGGGTATATGTAGATGAAGTGACTTGTATTGGTTGTAAACACTGCGCCCATGTTGCCCCAAATACTTTTTATATTGAACCAGCTTATGGGCGATCGCGGGTTTACCATCAAGATGGGGACGAAGAAGACACCATCCAAGAGGCCATTGATACCTGTCCCGTTGATTGTATCCATTGGGTCGATTATACCGACTTAAAGCGGCGAGAAGAACTCAGGAAGAATCAGGAAATCAAGCCCTTGGGGTTTCCTCAAATTCATCGAGATCCTAAGAAAAAGAAAAGACAATTTAGAAAAGACTAA
- a CDS encoding prepilin-type N-terminal cleavage/methylation domain-containing protein, producing the protein MRNATHKTNQGMTLMEIMIVVVITGILAVVGAPSLMSILQGDQVQQGLDQVYSALQDSQKQAIRLSKQCTITLNKDADPPTISSSDTACLVSTNRELPDGVVMKIGTKLESGITFSFKGTTTASGTIVVERKSSKATDEKQCLVISNGLGIMRKGVYKGDTSSSVTADNCQTSI; encoded by the coding sequence TTGCGAAATGCAACACATAAGACGAATCAAGGGATGACTTTGATGGAAATTATGATCGTTGTTGTTATTACAGGGATTTTAGCAGTAGTCGGCGCACCTAGTCTCATGAGTATTCTACAAGGCGATCAAGTGCAACAAGGGTTAGACCAAGTTTATAGTGCATTACAAGATTCTCAAAAACAAGCGATTCGTCTGTCAAAACAATGCACTATTACCCTTAATAAAGATGCTGATCCCCCAACGATTTCTAGTTCAGATACTGCTTGTTTAGTGTCTACAAATCGAGAATTACCTGACGGTGTTGTCATGAAAATAGGAACCAAGCTTGAGAGCGGTATCACCTTTTCTTTTAAAGGGACGACAACGGCATCAGGAACTATTGTTGTTGAACGCAAGAGCAGTAAAGCAACGGACGAAAAACAATGTCTCGTTATTAGTAACGGTTTAGGAATTATGCGAAAAGGTGTTTATAAGGGGGATACTTCCTCATCAGTCACAGCAGACAATTGTCAAACATCAATATAA